CTCGAGAGTCGAGATTGATGCCTGCCCTTGTCGTTGCGCAATCCAAAGCCAACCAAGGGGACGTCTTGACTCTGAAACTTAGCCAAGGCGACAACCTTGAAGCTGAATTGGTCTGGGGCGATGGCCTACAACTTGAACAGCGGGCTGTCGCGAGCAAGTATTTGGAACCAGAACTTCCAGCCCAGCAAATTGCGCAACTTAGTGCTGGTTTGATTGCGGGTAATTCAGATGGCATTCAAGCCCTGATTCAGGAGCTGGGCATCAGTTTCATTTTGCTCAATTCCACCGACCCACAGACACAGGCTCAGACCGAGGTGGCAATCGGCTCCATGGAGTTTTTGCAACCTGCTGGTCGATCTGAATTTGGAGCACTCTGGAGAACCGAGGTCGTGTCTGCAGTAGCACCGAACTCGACTCCACAGCCTCTCAGGCAAGAGTTGATCTGGAGCCTTGCGGTTGCCGGGTTGTTAGCACTGCCGACTCCGGCCGTGGTGCGGGGCTATCGCCGCTCGAGAAGGAGTGAGCGATGAAGTTAGCTCTGAGAATCATCGGTTACCTCACTTTGGTGGGATTGGGTTTTGCACTAATTCAGCTCCCTAAGCCTTTGGTGCCTGAGCAGCGGGGGGCAGTTGAAGCCACCGCCAGTGTTGACCCAATGCCCCTAAATGCTTACTGTCCAGGGCCATTAGCTGAGGTGGGTGGCGAGCAGGGAACTGACCTTGGCGCTATCGAAAGAGTTGGCAAAGCCACATTCAATCTTTGGGGGGCTGATGCTCAGGCTCAAGAAAACGGCGGTCTGCTAGTAAGCGTTGAGGGCAAGGAACAGTCCACGAAGTTGCTTTCAGCCAATCAAACGCAGGCTATCTCGAGGGAAAGACTTAGTGGCCTTGCAGCCAGCTACTGCCCGATGCCCCAGGTTTCCGGATACTTCGTTGTTGGGGATTCTGGCCCTGGCAGCGAGAGTGTCCTACACCTTGCAAATCCAAATGATGTCGACCTAATGGTTGATCTTGAGTTGGTGCTCGAGTCTGAGGTCGCGACCGATCGAATCTCACTCGCCGCCGGAGAACACAAGCTGGTCTCGTTGGTTGCGTTGAGCTCAGCGGAGTCAAGTTTTGTGCTTCGCTACCAAACCTCAGGTTTACCAGTTGCCGCCTTCATGCAACTTCGTGAGGTCAGTGGCCTGAGTGCCACCGGAGTGGCCCTGGTTCCGCCTACCCAACCAATAAGTCAAGGCGCAATTGCCGGTCTGGTGGTTGGAGAAAATGCAATCAAATCTCCGACCCTTAGGGTCTTCAACCCAGGCCTTGAAGATGTTGAGCTAAACCTGCAGGCCATCAACTCCGATGACTTTGAGCTGATTCAAATTCGGGTCCCGGCTGGTGTTTTGTTGGAGGAAACACTCAACCTGCCCGCTGGGGTAAGTCTGATCAGTTTCGAAGCTGCCTCAGAACTGGTGCTGTCGGTTCGAAACGACGTGATCTCTCCGAAGGTGGATTTTGAATGGCTACTGCCAACATCGGTCTTCGAGCGAGATCTCTACCTTCAGGCTCCAGGTAGCACCGAGTTAGTGATTTCAAACCCTGGACTGAAGCCCATCAATTTGATAATCGAAAGCTCGACAAGCCAGGAGGTCAGCGTTGCCGGTCGCTCGAGCCTTCTCGTCCCAATTGAGCGGGGTCCACTGAAGATTGCCGGATTTGGCTTCATGGCGAGCTTGAACGTTCTGTCGAACGCGGGCTATGCCGTTATACAGCCGACCGAGATGCGAAACATCGGCGAGAGCATCCAGGTATTCGTTCGCTAATTCGGGTGAATCAAATCCCAAGGGTCGGCGTCGATTAGTGCTGCAGCCGCAGAGATAACTGCCTGCTCAATTTGCAATCTTGGGTCGCTAATTCTCATCTTTCCGATTCGTTGAATCGGAATTCGATAGAGCGTGATTTGCATCTTTTCTTTATTGGCCATGAAGCGACGGATTGGTTCCTGTTCGCTGACCTGAGGCACATCTTCGATTTCCCAGCTGAGTTTTGAGAGTTTCTCAGGGAAGGTTTCCTTCAAATACTCGCATGTCTCAGTCACCACGTCCTCGAAGAAGTGCTTGCGGGCGATGCCGTGGTGAAAGAGCTTGGACGGTAGTGGACGGCGCATCCCACGACCGTGGCGGTCGCGGCTAATCGGGCCTTGGTCCATGCCGCCATTGTATTCTTGCCCTGCTCATTACAGCTAAGAGGGGTTCTTTGGTTCAGTTCAGCGACTTTGTAAAGACTTACGACGTTCGTGGTTTGGTGGGTTCACAGCTCACCGACGAGGTCGTGGAGGCGTTTGGCGCTGGCTTCGCCGACGAACTGGGTCTCGAGGGTAAAGAGCTAGTCATCGGTTATGACATGCGCGATAGCTCCGAGCGCTTCGCCGAGAGTTTTGCAAAAGGTGCTGCCAAGCGTGGCGCATCATCAAAGGTCTTGGGGCTTTGCTCCACCGATATGTCCTACTACGCCTCTGGAATCATGCAGTTGCCGGCCGTCATGTTCACCGCCAGCCACAACCCAGCGACCTACAACGGAATGAAGTTCTCTCGCGCAGGAGCGCGTGGAATTTCAATGAACACCGGCCTAAGTGGAATCTCCGAGCGGGCACAGGACTATTTGGCTAATGGCATCGAAGCCGTCGCTTCGCTGGGTCGGAGCGTTCGAGTAGATGTCATGCAGGACTACGTGAAATACCTGCGATCGTTGGTAAAGCTCGAGGGCGCAAGAAAGCTAAAGATCGTCGTCGATGCCGCCAACGGCATGGGTGGTCTGACTGTGCCAGCCGTGTTCGGTTCGGCTGCTGGTCTGCCAGCGTTGGATTTTGAGATTATCCCGATGTATTTCGAGCTCGATGGCACTTTCCCAAACCATGAGGCAAACCCGCTCGACCCCAAGAACTTAGTTGATCTGCAACGTGCAGTCTTGGAGCATGGCGCGGACCTTGGACTTGCCTTTGACGGCGATGCAGATCGCTGCTTTGCCATCGACGAAAAAGGCCATGCCATTAGTCCATCAGCGGTTGCTGCCATCGTTGCAAAGCGCGAGATTGAGCGCGTTCAGGCACTCGGTGAGAGTGACATCACAGTCATTCACAATGCGCTGACCTCGCGATCTGTCGAAGAGGTCATCACACAGTGCGGAGCAAAGCCATTTAGGACCAAGGTTGGTCACTCTCTGATCAAGGATGCGATGGCTGAAACCGGTGCGGTATTCGGTGGAGAGCACTCCGCCCACTACTACTTCAGAGACTTCTGGGGGGCAGACAACGGCATGCTGGCAGCGATGCACCTGGTGGCAGAACTGGCAGGTTCAGGGGAGCTGGCCTCTTCGCTAGGTCAGCGCTTTACTCCGTACTTTGCATCAGGCGAAATCAACTCCACCGTTGAGGACCGCGATGCTGCCCTGCAGCGCGTGCGTGAGTCGCTAGTTGGTGCAACGGAAGAGGTTTTTGACGGTACAACTTTCAGCTTTGAATCAGAAAATGTCTGGTGGTGGGCAAATATTCGTCCCTCAAACACCGAACCATTGCTTAGACTTAACGTGGAGTCCAGCCACGAGGCCTCGATGGTTGAGATTCGAGACAAAGCAATCAAAGCAATACGCAATCTTTGAATCGATCATCGAAAGAGGCACACATGAGCCAGACCATTACCCAATTTGATTTCAAGGTCGCTGACCTTTCCCTCGCAGAGGCTGGTAGACACCAGATTCGTCTAGCCGAGCAGGAGATGCCAGGTCTGATGGCGCTGCGCAAGGAGTATGGTCCTTCCCAGCCACTCAAGGGAGCCCGCATCGCAGGCTCACTTCACATGACCGTGCAGACCGCCGTGCTAATCGAGACCCTGGTTGAGCTGGGCGCTTCGGTTCGTTGGGCAAGCTGCAACATTTACTCCACCCAGGACGAGGCTGCTGCCGCAGTTGTTGTTGGTAAGGGAACCACCGAGTCCCCAGCTGGAACCCCGGTATTCGCCTGGAAGGGCGAGACTCTGGAGGAGTACTGGTGGTGCACCGAGAAGATTTTCGACTTCTCCGCAGAGGGCTTTGATGGGCCAAACCTGATTTTGGACGATGGTGGCGACGCCACCTTGTTAGTACACAAGGGCGTTGAGTTTGAGAAGGCTGGTTCAGTACCACCAGCTGGTGTTGATGACTCACACGAGTACCGTGTGATTTTGGACACCTTGACCGAATCGCTCAAGCGTGACTCCAGCTACTACACCAGAGTGGCAGCCGACATCATCGGTGTTTCCGAGGAGACCACCACTGGTGTTCACCGCCTTTATGAGTTTTTCAAGCGTGGCGAACTGTTGTTCCCAGCTATCAACGTGAACGACGCCGTAACCAAGTCGAAGTTCGACAACAAGTACGGCATCCGTCACTCCCTGCCAGATGGTCTAAACCGTGCGACCGACGTTCTAATGGGTGGCAAAGTTTGCTTCGTTGCCGGCTACGGCGATGTGGGCAAGGGTTGTGCCGAGGCACTTCGTGGCCAGGGCGCTCGGGTTATCGTCTCTGAGATTGACCCGATCTGTGCACTGCAGGCTGCGATGGATGGCTACCAGGTCGCGGCCCTAGAGTCCGTGATTGACCAGATTGACATTTTTGTGACCTCGACCGGCAACGAGAACATCATCAGACCAGAGCACGTTCTGAAAATGAAGAACCTCGCAATCTTGGCAAACGTTGGTCACTTCGACAACGAGATCGACATGGCCGGAATCGCTCAGATACCGGGTGTTGAGAAGGTAGAGATCAAGCCTCAGGTTCACGAGTGGCGACTGCCAAACGGTCGCGCCGTGCTGATTCTGTCCGAAGGCCGACTAATGAACCTTGGTAACGCTACCGGTCACCCTTCATTCGTGATGTCTACCTCGTTCTCTAACCAGGTGCTGGCCCAGATCGAGCTTTACCAGCGCGCTGCAGAGTATGGCCTTGGAGTTCACATCCTGCCAAAGCAACTAGATGAGAAGGTTGCACGCTTGCACCTCGATGCATTGGGCGTCGAGTTGACAAAACTAACCCCCTCTCAGGCAAGATACATTGGTGTAGCAGTTGATGGTCCTTACAAGGTGGATCACTACCGCTACTAACAGGAGGTCGCAGTGTCTCACAAGATTCTTGTCGTTGACGATGATGATGCACTGCGCGAAATGGTTGGCCTGGTCCTAGCCGGGGCCGGTTACGAACCAATCTTTGCTGCGGATGGCCTGAGCGCGATCGACATCTTCAACCAGTCAAACCCTGATCTGGTGTTGTTGGACATCATGCTGCCAGGCCAGTCGGGCATCGAAGTCTGTTCTCAAATCAGGGCAACCAGCGGAACTCCAATTGTTATGTTGACCGCTAAGGGTGACACCGAGGATGTGGTGCGTGGTCTCGAGGCTGGAGCCGATGACTACGTAGTGAAGCCACACAACGGAGCCGAGCTGCTCGCGAGAATCAAGGCTCGACTTCGACCAGTAGTCGATGAGGGTTCCAACCTTCAGGTTGGTCAGATCACTTTGGACCCGTTGTCCTTCGAGGTAAAGCGTGGCGATACGCCGATTGCTCTCACCCCACTTGAGTTCAAGCTCTTGCACACCCTTGCTACTAAGCCACAGCAAGTGTTCTCTCGCGAGATGCTGCTGGAGCAGGTTTGGGGCTACCAGTACAAGGCAGACACCAGATTGGTGAACGTTCACGTGCAGCGACTTCGCTCCAAGATCGAGATTGACCCAGAGAACCCGAAGATCGTCCTTACGGTTCGCGGCCACGGTTACCGAGTTGGTACCGACGCTGCGTGAAGTGGTTTAGAAAATCTCTAACGGCCAAAGCGGTTCTCACCACACTTGGCCTTAGCTTTTTGGCACTTGTCACCTTAGGTGGCTTCTTATCTTTTTCGCTGGCCAATGCTTTCTATCAAAACCGAGTGGAGCAGATTCTCTCTGAGACCGAGCGTGCAATCGGCTCGGTGCAGTCAACAATTGCTGCCGCTTCGCTCAATGACGAGACCAGCCTGCAGACGGTTTTGAACTCGGTGGTGCCAACGCTACAAGTCTCGGGATCTTCGGCCAATCGTCAGGTGGCACTTTTGCGATCTCCTGGTCAGCCCCAGCTCGAGCTATTTCAATCGCCTATCTCGCCAGATTTGGACTTGAACTCAATCCCCGAGGAGCTGAGAATCAAGGTTCGGGAGAACCCAGCAATCCTCAGCTACACCCCAGTTGGCCTGGTTCGAGACGGTATCACTGTTCCGGGAGTAACGGTGGGTGGGGCTATCTCTGTCCCATTGGCTGGAGAATTCGAGCTTTATCTGGTCTATGACCTCTCACCAGAGCAAGAAGCTTTGTCCTTGGTGCAGTCAGCTCTGGCGATCGGTGGCATATTTCTCATTTTTATCATCGGCCTAGTTAGCTACCTGGTGACCAGAAGAGTCATTCAGCCGGTCGAGCAGGCTGCCAAGGCGGCCGAGCTGCTGGCTCAGGGAAATCTGGATGAGCGGCTTGCCGAGCGCGGAGACGACGTCGTGGCTCAGTTGGCAAGGTCCTTCAACAAAATGGCCACCAACCTGCAGCAGCAAATTCAAAAGCTTGACTCATTGTCACGGATGCAGCGTCGCTTCGTGTCAGATGTTTCCCATGAGTTGAGAACCCCACTCACCACTATCAAACTTGCCGGTGAGGTCATCTTTGCCAATCGCAAAGGCCTTGACCCTGCACTCTCTCGCTCGGCTGAACTGATGCAAGCGCAGATTGATCGATTCGAGAGACTGCTCGCTGATCTATTGGAGATCTCGCGCTACGACGCCGGAGCGGTCCAGGCAGAGCTTGAGGTCAGAGACCTAAATGCTGTAGTTGGTTCAGCAATTGCAAGCATTGAGCCACTCGCGGCCAGCAGAAACATGCCAATCCAGGTTCTATTGCCAGCCAGGGCTGTTGAGGCAGAGCTAGATGCAAAACGTATTGAGCGCCTAATCGTGAACCTGCTTTCTAACGCCGTCGAACATGGCGAGGGTAAGCCGATTCAGGTTGAGGTTGGCGAGAATGCAACGGCGGTAGCGGTATGTGTCACCGACTTTGGAGTCGGCATGACCAAGCAGCAGCTGGAGCGCATTTTTGACCGATTTTGGAGGGCTGATCCAGCTCGCCAGCGCTCCTTGGGCGGTACGGGGCTGGGGCTCGCCATCTCCAAGGAGGATGCGATTTTGCACCGCGGTTGGTTGCAGGTTTGGTCAAAGCCCAAGCGTGGTTCGAGCTTTAGGCTCACGCTCCCGAAGCGTTCAGACTTGGTCATTGCCAATTCACCACTGCCGCTACCACCAAGATCGATGGAGCCGTGATGAAAAAGCTAATCGCCCTGCTTGCGATTCTGACTCTGTCGGGTTGCGCCGCGATACCAACTGGGTTGGATGTTAAATCCGGACCTGAGATTGCTGCGTCCGAACAGCAAGAGGTTGCTTACTACACCCCATCGGGACCACTTGAGGGTGCAACTCCTCGAGAGATTGTCAGTGGCTTCTTGGCCGCTGGAACTGGTCCGCAAAACGACTACGCCGTGGCAAGAGAGTTTCTAAGCCGCGACTTCGCTCAACAGTGGAAACCTGATAACCAGGTATTGATTCGAAATGGAGCACCGACATTCCGCGAGGGTGGACCTGGGCTGCAGATGGTCGCTATCAATGTTCAAGCCAGGCTTGATGAGCACGGTCGCTACTCAAGCTATGAGGCGGCTGACACAACATCTCTTCGGTTCAAGCTGGTTCAGCAAGATGGTCAGTGGCGCATTGACTCCGCACCAAACCTAACCGTGGTTACACCACCGGTTTTCCAGGTGGTGTTCAAGCCATACAACATCTACTTCCTCGACACTCGCGGTAGTGATCTGGTTCCAGATCTTCGTTGGTTCCCATCGCGCGCTTCAACCGGAACCAGATTGGTAAATGCACTTTTGGCAGGACCATCGGAGTATTTGATGCTCGGGGTTCAGAGTGCCATTCCGGAGGGCACCAAGCTAACGATTGGTGCGGTGAAGATTCAGCAAGGTATTGCCGAGGTTGACTTCGACTCGGTAGCACTCAGCGCAGATGCGATCAATCGCCGCTTGATGCTCTCTCAGCTTCGGGCAACCCTGCTTCAGCTCTCCGGGGTCTCTGATGTTGTGTTGAGCGTGAATAGCTCCAGGCAAGACATTGTCCCGGCAGAGCTGTCCCCTGCTCGAAGCGGGTCTGAGGTGCTGGCTCTATCGGATGCTGTTTACCGAATCGGACCAGCAGACTCACTTGCCATCACCGGAACCGCAAACCTAGTTCAGTTCTCCAATCCGACACTTTTGGCCGGCGCTCGCTCTGGCAACCTCTTGGCTTTTGCTGGCCCTGATGGAGTTGAGTTGATGGTTGGTTCAGGAATTGGTGTTCAGAGCCAACGGATTTCCAAAGTGAGCAATGTGGTCTCGCTGGAGTTTGACTCGGAGGATCTACTTTGGATCGTGCCTGAGCAATCAGGGTCCGATGTTCAGGTCTTTGATGGCTCAAACCAGGTGGCGTCTTTGGTCTTACCAGTCATTGGAACCCGAATTAGCGCTCAGCTAAGTCCGGAGGGCTCAAGGCTTGCTGTAATTGTGAAGAATAAAGGCGAGGTTCGCCTTGAGATATTCACGATTGCAAGGGATGTTCGAAATAACCCATCGACCATCAATCCTGGAACCATAATCCAGGCTCCGTTGCAAAGCCCAGTCTCACTCACCTGGCAATCTCCGGTGACGCTGCGAATCTTGGAGACCTCACCGCGCTCGAGCTCCCTCACCGACTATCCGTTGTTTGGACCCAGGGTCTTACTGCCAACGCCAGTGGTCCGAGGGGCAAAGGTCGTTGCCGGACAGGCGACTGGATCAAGTTATCTTCTCGGCACCAACGGGGAGCTTTGGAATCTGATCGGTGGCTCTTGGCGCAGGCTGCAATCAGAGCTGACCGACATTGCGAAGCTTCGCTAACAATTTCTAAGAACTCGCGCTTATCAACAACACAAATTCTCTTAGCCGGAGGTCAAATAACTGACGTGATGATTGCAGGGTGATGGATGCCCTATTGCAACTTATTGCTCCGGTGAAGTGTGTTTGTTGCGGCAAGAGCTCGGTCCTGTGTTGCCCAGAGCACCTGACTGAGCCCGGGGTCGTAGCTCTGTCAGGGGTCCCGATGCACTACCTAACTCCACTGGATGATGATCGGCTGAGGACGATGGTTGCATTTAAAGACAAGGGTGTCACTGCCTTAGCAGCGCACTATGCCAAGGCAACCAGGTTCTACTTGGAAGCTAAGGGGTTAACGGATGTGGTTGTTGTGGTGCCACCGAGAAATCCCCGGAACTACCGCACGAGGGGCTTTCATCCAGCACTGTTGGTTGCCAACAAGCTTGGCCTGCGGGTCCGAAGCGCAAGAGCACTCAAAAGACTGGCCGATCAGAGAACGCTGAGCGCTCTACACCGTGCGCAAAACCTCTCAGGTGCTTACGAGCTTTCAAGCCTGGCGGGGGAGTCGGTGCTGCTCTTTGATGACGTGATGACAACCGGTGCCACGCTTAGAGAGCTCCACCGTGCTGCAACTGAAGCTGGGGGTGAGGTGGTGGCCGGCTGTGTGCTAGCTATGAGATTTCAGGAATTTGTCCCAACAGATTTGAAAAAGGCGTAGTTTGTAGACAGGGCATCGAAGCCCCCGAGGAGGCAACCGTGGATCTCAGAATTTCAGCCAGAAACCTCAATGTCTCGGAGCGATTCAAGGAATACGCTGCCGAGAAATCAGCAAAAGTTGAGCAGTACGCGCATCGGCCGCAGGAGCTCAACGTGAAAATAACTCGCCACGAGCACCACTCAACCGGAGTTGAGGACCAAGTCGAACTGACTGTTTATGAACCAGGTCATGTGGTCAGGGCAGAGGCTCGAGCAGTCGACAAGTTTGCTGCCTTTGACATCGCATTTGGCAAGTTGGTTGAGCGACTCCGTCGTTATTCGGACAAACACAAGATCCACCGTGGTGGAAATCACAAGAACCTAGGTGCGAGCGAGCTTGCAGCAGCGGACTTTGCCCAATTGGACATTAAGCCACTAGATGTCAGGGTGAGTGTCGAGGAAGAAGAGGTCCCAGCGGACCTAACTTCTCCGATTACGATCCGTGCCAAGGAGTTTCCTGCTAACCCGATGACCAAGGAGCAGGCGGTTGATCACATGGAGCTTGTAGGCCATGACTTCTACTTGTTTTTGGACAGTGAAACGGGCAAAAATGCTGTGG
The genomic region above belongs to Aquiluna sp. KACHI24 and contains:
- a CDS encoding DUF5719 family protein, with the protein product MKLALRIIGYLTLVGLGFALIQLPKPLVPEQRGAVEATASVDPMPLNAYCPGPLAEVGGEQGTDLGAIERVGKATFNLWGADAQAQENGGLLVSVEGKEQSTKLLSANQTQAISRERLSGLAASYCPMPQVSGYFVVGDSGPGSESVLHLANPNDVDLMVDLELVLESEVATDRISLAAGEHKLVSLVALSSAESSFVLRYQTSGLPVAAFMQLREVSGLSATGVALVPPTQPISQGAIAGLVVGENAIKSPTLRVFNPGLEDVELNLQAINSDDFELIQIRVPAGVLLEETLNLPAGVSLISFEAASELVLSVRNDVISPKVDFEWLLPTSVFERDLYLQAPGSTELVISNPGLKPINLIIESSTSQEVSVAGRSSLLVPIERGPLKIAGFGFMASLNVLSNAGYAVIQPTEMRNIGESIQVFVR
- a CDS encoding phosphomannomutase/phosphoglucomutase translates to MVQFSDFVKTYDVRGLVGSQLTDEVVEAFGAGFADELGLEGKELVIGYDMRDSSERFAESFAKGAAKRGASSKVLGLCSTDMSYYASGIMQLPAVMFTASHNPATYNGMKFSRAGARGISMNTGLSGISERAQDYLANGIEAVASLGRSVRVDVMQDYVKYLRSLVKLEGARKLKIVVDAANGMGGLTVPAVFGSAAGLPALDFEIIPMYFELDGTFPNHEANPLDPKNLVDLQRAVLEHGADLGLAFDGDADRCFAIDEKGHAISPSAVAAIVAKREIERVQALGESDITVIHNALTSRSVEEVITQCGAKPFRTKVGHSLIKDAMAETGAVFGGEHSAHYYFRDFWGADNGMLAAMHLVAELAGSGELASSLGQRFTPYFASGEINSTVEDRDAALQRVRESLVGATEEVFDGTTFSFESENVWWWANIRPSNTEPLLRLNVESSHEASMVEIRDKAIKAIRNL
- the ahcY gene encoding adenosylhomocysteinase; its protein translation is MSQTITQFDFKVADLSLAEAGRHQIRLAEQEMPGLMALRKEYGPSQPLKGARIAGSLHMTVQTAVLIETLVELGASVRWASCNIYSTQDEAAAAVVVGKGTTESPAGTPVFAWKGETLEEYWWCTEKIFDFSAEGFDGPNLILDDGGDATLLVHKGVEFEKAGSVPPAGVDDSHEYRVILDTLTESLKRDSSYYTRVAADIIGVSEETTTGVHRLYEFFKRGELLFPAINVNDAVTKSKFDNKYGIRHSLPDGLNRATDVLMGGKVCFVAGYGDVGKGCAEALRGQGARVIVSEIDPICALQAAMDGYQVAALESVIDQIDIFVTSTGNENIIRPEHVLKMKNLAILANVGHFDNEIDMAGIAQIPGVEKVEIKPQVHEWRLPNGRAVLILSEGRLMNLGNATGHPSFVMSTSFSNQVLAQIELYQRAAEYGLGVHILPKQLDEKVARLHLDALGVELTKLTPSQARYIGVAVDGPYKVDHYRY
- the mtrA gene encoding MtrAB system response regulator MtrA, encoding MSHKILVVDDDDALREMVGLVLAGAGYEPIFAADGLSAIDIFNQSNPDLVLLDIMLPGQSGIEVCSQIRATSGTPIVMLTAKGDTEDVVRGLEAGADDYVVKPHNGAELLARIKARLRPVVDEGSNLQVGQITLDPLSFEVKRGDTPIALTPLEFKLLHTLATKPQQVFSREMLLEQVWGYQYKADTRLVNVHVQRLRSKIEIDPENPKIVLTVRGHGYRVGTDAA
- the mtrB gene encoding MtrAB system histidine kinase MtrB, producing the protein MKWFRKSLTAKAVLTTLGLSFLALVTLGGFLSFSLANAFYQNRVEQILSETERAIGSVQSTIAAASLNDETSLQTVLNSVVPTLQVSGSSANRQVALLRSPGQPQLELFQSPISPDLDLNSIPEELRIKVRENPAILSYTPVGLVRDGITVPGVTVGGAISVPLAGEFELYLVYDLSPEQEALSLVQSALAIGGIFLIFIIGLVSYLVTRRVIQPVEQAAKAAELLAQGNLDERLAERGDDVVAQLARSFNKMATNLQQQIQKLDSLSRMQRRFVSDVSHELRTPLTTIKLAGEVIFANRKGLDPALSRSAELMQAQIDRFERLLADLLEISRYDAGAVQAELEVRDLNAVVGSAIASIEPLAASRNMPIQVLLPARAVEAELDAKRIERLIVNLLSNAVEHGEGKPIQVEVGENATAVAVCVTDFGVGMTKQQLERIFDRFWRADPARQRSLGGTGLGLAISKEDAILHRGWLQVWSKPKRGSSFRLTLPKRSDLVIANSPLPLPPRSMEP
- a CDS encoding LpqB family beta-propeller domain-containing protein, whose product is MKKLIALLAILTLSGCAAIPTGLDVKSGPEIAASEQQEVAYYTPSGPLEGATPREIVSGFLAAGTGPQNDYAVAREFLSRDFAQQWKPDNQVLIRNGAPTFREGGPGLQMVAINVQARLDEHGRYSSYEAADTTSLRFKLVQQDGQWRIDSAPNLTVVTPPVFQVVFKPYNIYFLDTRGSDLVPDLRWFPSRASTGTRLVNALLAGPSEYLMLGVQSAIPEGTKLTIGAVKIQQGIAEVDFDSVALSADAINRRLMLSQLRATLLQLSGVSDVVLSVNSSRQDIVPAELSPARSGSEVLALSDAVYRIGPADSLAITGTANLVQFSNPTLLAGARSGNLLAFAGPDGVELMVGSGIGVQSQRISKVSNVVSLEFDSEDLLWIVPEQSGSDVQVFDGSNQVASLVLPVIGTRISAQLSPEGSRLAVIVKNKGEVRLEIFTIARDVRNNPSTINPGTIIQAPLQSPVSLTWQSPVTLRILETSPRSSSLTDYPLFGPRVLLPTPVVRGAKVVAGQATGSSYLLGTNGELWNLIGGSWRRLQSELTDIAKLR
- a CDS encoding phosphoribosyltransferase family protein, with amino-acid sequence MHYLTPLDDDRLRTMVAFKDKGVTALAAHYAKATRFYLEAKGLTDVVVVVPPRNPRNYRTRGFHPALLVANKLGLRVRSARALKRLADQRTLSALHRAQNLSGAYELSSLAGESVLLFDDVMTTGATLRELHRAATEAGGEVVAGCVLAMRFQEFVPTDLKKA
- the raiA gene encoding ribosome-associated translation inhibitor RaiA, whose product is MDLRISARNLNVSERFKEYAAEKSAKVEQYAHRPQELNVKITRHEHHSTGVEDQVELTVYEPGHVVRAEARAVDKFAAFDIAFGKLVERLRRYSDKHKIHRGGNHKNLGASELAAADFAQLDIKPLDVRVSVEEEEVPADLTSPITIRAKEFPANPMTKEQAVDHMELVGHDFYLFLDSETGKNAVVYRRKGYSYGVISLS